The proteins below come from a single Pseudarthrobacter sp. SSS035 genomic window:
- a CDS encoding MFS transporter has product MSINTSTPAGPSLRAAAAATFVVFGINGFVFASWAARIPAVTETLHLTSGQMGTLLLCIAVGSLLALPTAGLVVGKIGTANAVRAGGLLSALAGVGIALSLSAESIPGTAVSLFFFGIGVGLWDVSQNIEGADVEHKLRRTIMPQFHAAFSGGAFVGALIGAGLSTLGIGLPLHLLVIAGVVVVVALVAPRYFLPHAAQAAPVEGEPTAVKGPSAWRDGRTLLIGVVVLGATLTEGAGNDWIAKATVDGLGSSESTGALMFALFVLAMTAMRLFGGRVIDIYGRVVVLRASMAAATAGLCLFVLAGNIWLAGVGAALWGVGSALAFPMGMSAAADDPKHAAARVSVVSTLGYVSFLAGPPLLGYLGDLTGIHLALLAILAPILVALLLAGAARPLPSKLQPSAPQSSPPRSSK; this is encoded by the coding sequence ATGAGCATCAACACCAGCACGCCGGCCGGACCGTCCCTCAGGGCAGCCGCCGCAGCCACTTTTGTGGTCTTCGGGATCAACGGCTTTGTCTTTGCCAGCTGGGCCGCCAGGATCCCCGCCGTCACCGAGACGCTGCACCTGACCTCCGGCCAGATGGGCACGCTGCTGCTGTGCATCGCCGTCGGTTCCCTGCTCGCCCTTCCGACGGCGGGACTTGTGGTGGGGAAGATCGGCACCGCCAATGCCGTGCGGGCAGGCGGTCTGCTGTCAGCACTGGCCGGGGTGGGCATTGCCCTTTCCCTGTCGGCGGAATCGATCCCGGGCACTGCCGTTTCGCTGTTCTTCTTCGGCATTGGCGTCGGGCTTTGGGACGTTTCCCAAAATATTGAAGGAGCCGACGTCGAGCACAAGCTTCGGCGCACCATCATGCCGCAGTTCCATGCGGCCTTCAGCGGCGGGGCCTTTGTGGGGGCACTGATCGGTGCGGGACTGTCAACACTCGGTATTGGCCTGCCGTTGCACCTGCTGGTCATCGCCGGTGTGGTGGTGGTGGTAGCCCTCGTGGCGCCCCGCTATTTCCTCCCCCACGCGGCCCAGGCGGCTCCGGTCGAGGGTGAACCGACGGCCGTGAAGGGGCCCTCGGCCTGGCGTGACGGCCGCACCCTGCTGATCGGCGTTGTTGTCCTGGGCGCAACCCTTACCGAAGGAGCCGGGAACGACTGGATCGCCAAGGCCACTGTTGACGGCCTGGGCAGTTCGGAATCCACCGGTGCCCTGATGTTCGCCTTGTTTGTCCTGGCGATGACGGCGATGCGGCTCTTTGGCGGCCGCGTGATCGACATCTACGGCCGCGTCGTAGTCCTACGGGCCAGCATGGCCGCGGCCACCGCGGGTCTGTGCCTGTTTGTGCTTGCGGGGAACATCTGGCTGGCCGGGGTTGGTGCTGCGCTGTGGGGCGTGGGCTCCGCGCTGGCCTTCCCCATGGGAATGTCAGCGGCGGCCGACGATCCGAAGCATGCAGCGGCGCGGGTCTCCGTTGTATCCACTTTGGGGTATGTTTCGTTCCTCGCCGGCCCGCCGTTGCTGGGCTACTTGGGCGACCTCACGGGAATCCACCTGGCGCTCCTCGCGATCCTCGCCCCGATCCTGGTGGCACTGCTCCTTGCCGGCGCTGCGAGGCCCCTGCCCTCCAAGCTCCAGCCCTCCGCGCCCCAGTCCTCCCCGCCCCGGTCCTCCAAGTAG
- a CDS encoding bifunctional phosphatase PAP2/diacylglycerol kinase family protein, whose amino-acid sequence MYRALRKGPGWISRFDRYLVRGVSSFPGGNHDEFFRRLSASATHGKLWIGAAAIMAAFPGKPRRAALHGLIAQAVASAVTNVVFKTLLPRARPLPEHLPVFRFVHPQPTSSSMPSGHSASAIAFALGAGLVKPAVGAALAPAALGVAYSRVHTGAHWPSDVFFGSAIGAGAALVTRKWWPVRPPFPGVSRTATEAPELPGGEGLSIVVNTLGGSFTEQTAGALQEVFPKAYIKTVEPGESLDEAIQATASHADTRALGVWGGDGTVGTAAAAAVEHSLPLLVLPGGTLNHFARDTGTANLKDAVAAAAAGEAARADVGLVTVERGLAGNPETADLVMLNTASIGLYPNLVRRREQLQPALGKPLAGVVAMFRTFAAGTPTTLTVDGVRHKLWIAYIGRGRYYPRDHAPLSRPVLDDGILDVRMITADESFARLRLLWSVLTGTVATSRITHLREATEVRIESEGSPLALAVDGEALAGVRSVRIRVEPRALTYYSPRT is encoded by the coding sequence ATGTATAGAGCGTTGCGCAAGGGACCGGGCTGGATCAGCCGCTTTGACCGGTACCTTGTCCGCGGCGTGTCGTCGTTCCCGGGTGGAAACCACGATGAGTTTTTCCGGCGCCTCTCCGCCTCCGCCACGCACGGCAAACTGTGGATCGGGGCAGCGGCGATCATGGCCGCCTTCCCCGGCAAGCCCCGCCGGGCTGCCCTGCACGGGCTGATCGCCCAAGCGGTGGCATCGGCGGTGACCAACGTGGTGTTCAAGACCCTGTTGCCGCGGGCACGCCCGCTCCCTGAGCATCTGCCGGTGTTCCGGTTCGTCCATCCGCAGCCCACCAGTTCATCGATGCCATCGGGGCATTCGGCCTCAGCTATCGCCTTCGCGCTCGGCGCCGGCCTGGTCAAGCCGGCTGTCGGTGCGGCACTTGCGCCGGCGGCGCTGGGGGTGGCCTATTCCCGGGTCCACACGGGGGCCCACTGGCCATCGGATGTGTTCTTCGGTTCGGCGATCGGCGCAGGGGCGGCGTTGGTGACCCGTAAGTGGTGGCCCGTCCGACCACCGTTTCCCGGAGTATCGCGCACCGCAACCGAAGCCCCCGAGCTGCCGGGCGGCGAAGGTCTCAGCATCGTAGTGAATACCCTCGGCGGCTCCTTCACGGAACAAACCGCGGGAGCCCTTCAGGAAGTATTCCCCAAGGCGTATATAAAAACGGTCGAGCCGGGCGAGAGCCTTGACGAGGCCATCCAGGCCACCGCTTCCCACGCCGACACCCGTGCCCTGGGCGTGTGGGGCGGCGACGGAACCGTTGGCACCGCGGCCGCGGCCGCCGTCGAACATTCCCTTCCCCTGCTGGTGCTCCCGGGCGGAACGCTCAACCACTTCGCGCGGGACACAGGAACTGCCAACCTCAAGGACGCTGTGGCAGCCGCGGCCGCTGGTGAAGCCGCGCGGGCCGACGTCGGCCTTGTGACAGTGGAGCGCGGGCTGGCAGGCAACCCGGAAACGGCTGACCTGGTCATGCTGAACACGGCCAGCATCGGCCTGTACCCCAATCTCGTCCGGCGCAGGGAGCAGCTGCAGCCGGCCCTCGGCAAACCGCTGGCCGGCGTGGTGGCCATGTTCCGGACCTTCGCCGCGGGAACACCCACCACCCTGACCGTGGACGGCGTCCGGCACAAACTCTGGATCGCGTACATCGGACGCGGGCGCTACTACCCCCGGGACCACGCGCCCCTGTCGCGGCCCGTGCTGGACGATGGCATCCTGGATGTCCGCATGATCACCGCCGACGAATCCTTTGCCCGACTCCGGCTCCTGTGGTCGGTGCTGACAGGTACGGTGGCGACGTCCCGGATCACCCATCTGCGGGAGGCTACCGAGGTCCGGATTGAGTCGGAGGGCTCCCCCCTGGCACTGGCCGTCGACGGCGAGGCACTGGCGGGCGTGCGCAGTGTTCGGATCCGGGTGGAACCGCGCGCCCTGACCTACTACTCGCCCCGCACCTAA
- a CDS encoding ABC transporter ATP-binding protein, whose protein sequence is MIEATGLSKVYGSKTAVDGVSFTVKAGQVTGFLGPNGAGKSTTMRMIMGLDRPTSGSVTVNGLHYADHKAPLHQVGALLDAKAVHTSRSAYNHLRAMAATHNIPTSRVHEVIEMTGLEAVARKKAGGFSLGMGQRLGIANALLGDPQTLILDEPVNGLDPEGVLWVRNLVRYLAGQGKTVFLSSHLMSEMAQTADHLIVIGRGKIIADAPVQDIIAGTRQVKTLVRTSAATQLSALLSGDGVTVDQGQPETLEVTGLDARQIAQVALDNRVLVYELTPQQSSLEDAYFDLTKDEVEYHSHLTGGPAGEFAPETAPATAGK, encoded by the coding sequence ATGATTGAGGCAACAGGCCTGTCAAAGGTCTACGGCAGCAAAACGGCGGTTGACGGCGTCAGCTTCACCGTCAAAGCAGGGCAGGTAACGGGCTTCCTGGGCCCGAACGGTGCCGGCAAATCCACCACCATGCGCATGATCATGGGACTGGACCGGCCGACGTCGGGCTCGGTCACCGTCAACGGCCTGCACTACGCCGATCACAAGGCCCCCCTGCACCAGGTGGGCGCGCTGCTGGACGCCAAAGCCGTCCACACCAGCCGCAGCGCCTACAACCACCTGCGGGCCATGGCGGCGACGCACAACATTCCCACGTCCCGGGTGCATGAAGTCATCGAAATGACCGGCCTGGAGGCAGTGGCCCGGAAAAAGGCAGGCGGCTTCTCGCTGGGTATGGGGCAGCGCCTGGGCATTGCCAACGCGCTCCTTGGCGACCCGCAGACCCTGATCCTGGACGAGCCGGTCAACGGCCTCGATCCGGAAGGTGTGTTGTGGGTCCGCAACCTGGTCCGCTATCTCGCCGGGCAGGGCAAGACCGTCTTCCTGTCCTCACACCTTATGAGCGAAATGGCCCAGACGGCAGACCACCTGATCGTGATCGGCCGCGGCAAAATCATCGCGGACGCCCCCGTGCAGGACATCATTGCGGGCACCCGTCAGGTCAAGACCCTGGTCCGCACGTCCGCAGCCACCCAACTGTCCGCCCTGCTGTCCGGCGATGGCGTGACCGTGGACCAGGGCCAGCCCGAAACCCTGGAAGTGACAGGCCTGGACGCACGCCAGATCGCCCAGGTGGCACTGGACAACCGGGTGCTCGTCTACGAACTCACCCCGCAGCAGTCGTCTCTGGAAGACGCCTACTTCGACCTCACCAAGGACGAAGTGGAATACCACTCACACCTGACCGGTGGACCCGCCGGCGAGTTCGCCCCGGAAACCGCCCCGGCAACGGCAGGAAAGTAA
- a CDS encoding ABC transporter permease has protein sequence MTETQTSRVRSTAGTKGVTFAGVLRSEWIKLFSLMSTRILLLLTLVAIIGVGALAVLIRFSFLDEMARQARDQGQTLTPEMMSQTFPPGSGFDLYNLPNAGLQIGILVLGSLAVLFISSEYATGMIRSTMNAVPRRTPAFVAKAILLAVISYVITTIAAVATFLIAMPVFQGLGLDLDWSTDGVLYSVFTGGLYVAGVALIGLSLGALLRNSAGGITVLVGLFFVLSIAASFMTFIPGDFWKYVPQYLPSDAGGRFLSIGHTDGVIDPWQGGLIFLGYVLLFLVPAMIVLKKRDV, from the coding sequence ATGACTGAAACCCAAACTTCCCGGGTCCGTTCCACCGCTGGTACCAAGGGCGTGACCTTCGCCGGTGTGCTGCGGTCCGAATGGATCAAGCTGTTCTCCCTGATGTCCACCCGCATCCTGCTGCTCCTGACCTTGGTGGCGATTATCGGCGTCGGGGCCCTCGCGGTCCTGATCCGGTTCTCCTTCCTCGACGAAATGGCACGGCAGGCCCGGGACCAGGGCCAGACCCTGACGCCGGAAATGATGTCGCAGACCTTCCCACCAGGATCAGGCTTTGACCTGTACAACCTGCCCAATGCAGGCCTGCAGATCGGCATCCTGGTGCTGGGCTCGCTGGCTGTCCTGTTCATCTCCTCCGAGTACGCCACGGGAATGATCCGTTCCACCATGAACGCCGTCCCGCGCCGCACACCGGCCTTTGTGGCCAAGGCGATCCTGCTCGCCGTAATCTCCTACGTCATCACCACCATCGCCGCCGTGGCCACGTTCCTGATCGCCATGCCGGTCTTCCAGGGGCTGGGCCTGGACCTGGACTGGTCCACGGACGGCGTGCTGTACAGCGTTTTCACGGGCGGCCTCTACGTTGCCGGGGTAGCCCTGATCGGCCTGTCGCTCGGCGCACTGCTGCGCAACTCCGCGGGCGGAATCACCGTGCTGGTGGGCCTGTTCTTCGTCCTGTCCATTGCGGCGAGCTTTATGACATTCATCCCCGGTGACTTCTGGAAGTACGTGCCCCAGTACCTCCCCAGCGACGCCGGCGGACGGTTCCTGTCCATTGGCCACACCGACGGCGTCATCGATCCCTGGCAGGGCGGCCTGATATTCCTGGGCTACGTTCTGCTGTTCCTGGTACCGGCCATGATCGTGCTCAAGAAACGCGACGTCTAG
- a CDS encoding sensor histidine kinase codes for MNEAALVRDAPASQADASFAEITAKRRGLLRRYLYQHPRVMDGVVAFSYALLVAPTAVDAISSGAWLAAALLFAVAGALFFRRSHPVALAAFVAVMEVAVTLLHPWGSNVSAGLWFSLYAVAVVHTRRFALVAMAAATAPLALLYLLAAVGPMENSFVHDAGGNPGDFHLLTSIATGATIALSNVIATGIGISVRQRREHEQEIAAWAARTASLASVNERNRIAREMHDVVAHSLTVMVSLSDGAAVVVRKSPDRAGEVLGELSRTGRTALADMRRVLGVLRDDAGGTAPRQPLASGDSLAKLLEGFRTAGLPLHYSHTGPALPDDAAFQLTVYRIVQESLTNVLRYGRSLGRVDVGIVRAGSTVTIEVLDDGAGVPGPGTSDGGGPGPGLPGSGVGPGSGQGLAGMAERARIYAGTVVAGRRGRGWRVCAVLTWPADEPAATHNHPPRLQGTRD; via the coding sequence ATGAATGAAGCGGCACTCGTGAGGGACGCGCCGGCCAGCCAGGCCGACGCGTCCTTTGCCGAAATCACGGCCAAGCGCCGCGGCCTGCTCCGGCGCTACCTTTACCAGCACCCCCGGGTGATGGACGGTGTGGTGGCGTTCAGCTATGCGCTGCTTGTGGCGCCGACAGCGGTGGACGCAATTTCGTCCGGCGCCTGGCTGGCGGCGGCGCTCCTCTTCGCGGTCGCCGGGGCACTGTTCTTCCGGCGCTCCCACCCCGTGGCGCTGGCTGCCTTCGTCGCGGTGATGGAAGTGGCGGTCACGCTGCTGCACCCGTGGGGCTCCAATGTCTCGGCGGGCCTGTGGTTCTCGCTCTACGCCGTGGCCGTGGTGCACACGCGCCGGTTCGCGCTGGTGGCCATGGCCGCCGCCACGGCGCCGCTGGCCCTCCTGTACCTGCTGGCCGCCGTCGGCCCCATGGAGAATTCCTTCGTCCACGATGCCGGCGGCAATCCCGGCGACTTTCACCTCCTGACCAGCATCGCCACCGGCGCCACCATCGCCCTGTCCAACGTCATCGCCACCGGGATCGGCATCTCGGTGCGGCAGCGGCGGGAGCATGAGCAGGAGATCGCCGCGTGGGCGGCACGGACGGCCAGCCTGGCCTCCGTCAACGAACGCAACCGGATCGCCCGCGAAATGCACGACGTCGTGGCGCACTCACTGACGGTAATGGTCAGCCTCTCCGATGGCGCCGCCGTCGTGGTCCGGAAAAGTCCCGACCGCGCCGGTGAGGTGCTTGGCGAACTGTCGCGGACCGGCCGGACCGCGCTGGCGGACATGCGGCGCGTTCTGGGCGTACTCCGGGACGACGCCGGCGGGACCGCGCCACGGCAGCCGCTCGCTTCCGGCGACAGCCTGGCGAAGCTCCTGGAAGGCTTCCGCACCGCGGGCCTGCCGCTGCACTACTCGCACACCGGTCCGGCGCTGCCCGACGACGCGGCCTTCCAGCTGACGGTCTACAGGATTGTGCAGGAGTCACTGACGAATGTGCTCCGGTACGGCCGGTCGCTGGGACGCGTGGACGTGGGCATCGTCCGGGCCGGCTCCACGGTCACGATTGAAGTGCTCGACGACGGCGCGGGAGTCCCGGGTCCGGGCACCTCCGACGGCGGCGGGCCGGGTCCAGGACTCCCGGGCTCCGGCGTCGGGCCCGGTTCCGGCCAGGGGCTGGCGGGGATGGCCGAACGGGCGCGCATCTACGCAGGCACCGTGGTGGCCGGGCGGCGCGGCCGCGGCTGGCGCGTGTGTGCCGTCCTGACCTGGCCGGCCGACGAGCCCGCGGCAACCCACAACCATCCACCCCGACTGCAAGGCACCCGTGACTGA
- a CDS encoding response regulator, with the protein MGFRLILEGEEDLHIVGEASDGAQAVRLVRDLKPDVVLMDVRMPVLDGIEATRAITASGSCARIIILTTFDVDEYAFAGLQAGASAFLLKDVAPSDLVNAVRVVASGDAVVAPRVTQRLLETYVRGAAVPAPSAAPRDSLLEDLTPRETEMLEAMAEGLSNAEIAHRYFLSEATVKTHVRRILTKLHLRDRVQAVVYAYETGLVVPSNPDY; encoded by the coding sequence ATGGGCTTCCGCCTCATCCTCGAGGGCGAGGAAGACCTGCATATTGTGGGCGAAGCCTCCGACGGTGCCCAGGCGGTCCGGCTGGTCCGCGACCTCAAACCCGACGTGGTCCTGATGGACGTCCGGATGCCTGTGCTGGACGGTATCGAGGCAACCCGCGCCATCACCGCCTCCGGATCCTGCGCCCGGATCATCATCCTCACCACCTTCGATGTGGACGAATACGCGTTCGCCGGGCTCCAGGCAGGCGCGTCCGCCTTCCTCCTCAAGGACGTGGCGCCGTCGGATCTGGTCAATGCCGTCCGGGTGGTGGCCAGCGGGGATGCCGTGGTGGCACCGAGGGTCACGCAGCGGCTGCTGGAGACCTATGTCCGCGGTGCGGCCGTGCCGGCACCGTCCGCCGCGCCGCGGGATTCGCTGCTCGAAGACCTCACGCCGCGCGAAACAGAAATGCTCGAAGCCATGGCGGAGGGCCTCTCCAATGCCGAGATCGCGCACCGGTATTTCCTCTCCGAAGCAACGGTGAAGACCCACGTCCGCCGCATCCTGACCAAGCTTCACCTGCGCGACCGGGTCCAGGCAGTGGTTTACGCCTACGAGACGGGCCTGGTGGTCCCCAGCAATCCGGATTACTGA
- a CDS encoding intradiol ring-cleavage dioxygenase, which produces MSNHLPHPNHDRGLEFDLSTMISRRSLGMFLGAGGAAAALAACTPGGSGTTASTSTSAGTESAAATASAATTTATPTASPTLTRAIAECGVEIPEETAGPYPGDGSNGPNVLAASGVVRQDITSSFGTGSASAEGVPLTFTLTLLDNANGCVPLAGAAVYAWHCDRDGRYSMYDSVLANENYLRGVQEADVNGQVTFTSIFPGAYSGRWPHIHFEVFESMSNATAAGQVLAVSQIALTKAACDDVYATPGYEASVANMKRTTLQSDNVFRNDGGIYQLATMTGSASAGYTAGLNVTI; this is translated from the coding sequence ATGAGCAACCACCTACCCCACCCCAACCACGACCGCGGCCTTGAGTTTGATCTGTCCACCATGATCAGCCGCCGTTCCCTCGGAATGTTCCTCGGCGCCGGCGGCGCGGCAGCGGCTTTGGCAGCGTGCACCCCCGGCGGGTCAGGCACCACAGCCAGCACGTCGACGTCGGCCGGCACGGAGAGTGCCGCAGCCACCGCAAGCGCGGCCACCACGACGGCGACACCCACCGCCAGCCCCACGCTTACCCGGGCGATCGCGGAGTGCGGTGTGGAGATCCCCGAGGAAACAGCAGGTCCCTACCCCGGTGACGGCTCGAACGGCCCCAACGTCCTGGCTGCCTCCGGGGTGGTGCGGCAGGACATCACCTCAAGCTTCGGAACAGGGTCTGCTTCGGCTGAAGGCGTGCCGCTGACGTTCACCCTGACCCTGCTGGACAACGCCAACGGCTGCGTCCCGCTGGCCGGCGCTGCCGTTTACGCCTGGCACTGCGACCGGGACGGCAGGTACTCCATGTACGATTCCGTACTGGCAAACGAAAACTACCTGCGCGGCGTCCAGGAGGCGGACGTCAATGGCCAGGTCACCTTCACCTCCATCTTCCCCGGAGCCTATTCCGGGCGCTGGCCGCACATCCACTTCGAGGTGTTCGAGTCCATGAGCAACGCCACCGCCGCCGGCCAGGTGCTGGCGGTATCGCAGATCGCGCTGACCAAGGCCGCCTGCGACGACGTCTACGCCACGCCCGGCTACGAGGCCAGCGTCGCAAACATGAAGCGGACCACCTTGCAGTCGGACAACGTCTTCAGGAATGACGGCGGCATCTACCAGCTGGCAACCATGACCGGATCGGCTTCGGCCGGCTACACCGCGGGGCTCAACGTGACCATCTAG
- a CDS encoding M18 family aminopeptidase, whose protein sequence is MPSRSSAAASSASDHIQDLGAYVSASPSSFHAVHEAARRLDEAGFTGLDEREPWARGAGSFYLVRDGALIAWVVPEDAGPTTGFNILGAHTDSPSFKLKPKPTTGAFGWLQAGVEVYGGPLLNSWLDRELRLAGRLVMLDGTEHLAATGPLLRFPQLAIHLDRAVNDGLTLDKQRHMNPVWGLGDPADFDLLAVLASHVPGASVDPARIGGYDVVIADTQEPGVFGANSEFFASGRLDNLSATHAGLAALIAHSSAASGGAAGGPIAVLAAFDHEEIGSNSRSGACGPILEDVLVRVSDGLGATVSQRRQALAASFCVSADAGHAVHPNYPERHDPANHPVLNGGPLLKINANQRYATDAPGAAFWARLCGEAEVPYQEFVSNNVMPCGSTIGPLTATRLGIRTVDVGVPLLSMHSARELCGVDDPHRLAIVTELFFRTAV, encoded by the coding sequence ATGCCTTCACGCTCCAGTGCCGCCGCCTCCAGTGCCAGTGACCACATCCAGGACCTGGGCGCGTACGTCAGCGCATCGCCGTCGAGCTTCCACGCCGTCCACGAGGCCGCCCGCCGGCTGGATGAAGCCGGGTTCACCGGCCTGGACGAGCGTGAGCCCTGGGCCCGCGGGGCCGGTTCGTTCTACCTGGTCCGCGACGGCGCGCTGATCGCCTGGGTGGTCCCGGAAGACGCCGGACCCACCACCGGGTTCAACATCCTTGGCGCGCACACGGACTCCCCGTCCTTCAAGCTCAAGCCCAAGCCCACCACGGGAGCGTTCGGCTGGCTGCAGGCTGGGGTGGAGGTCTACGGCGGGCCGCTGCTCAACTCCTGGCTGGACCGCGAACTTCGGCTGGCGGGCCGGCTGGTCATGCTGGACGGCACAGAGCACCTCGCCGCCACAGGGCCCTTGCTCCGCTTCCCGCAGCTGGCCATCCACCTTGACCGTGCCGTGAACGACGGCCTGACCCTGGACAAGCAGCGGCACATGAACCCCGTGTGGGGCCTGGGGGATCCCGCCGATTTTGACCTGCTGGCGGTTTTGGCGTCTCACGTGCCCGGCGCTTCCGTTGATCCGGCCAGGATCGGCGGGTACGACGTCGTGATTGCAGACACGCAGGAACCTGGGGTTTTCGGGGCCAACAGTGAGTTCTTTGCCTCCGGGCGATTGGACAACCTTTCCGCGACGCACGCCGGGCTGGCGGCGCTGATCGCGCATTCTTCAGCTGCGTCTGGCGGCGCGGCAGGTGGGCCGATCGCGGTCCTCGCGGCGTTCGACCACGAGGAAATCGGCTCCAACTCCCGTTCCGGCGCGTGCGGGCCCATCCTCGAAGACGTCCTCGTGCGGGTCTCCGACGGCCTCGGCGCCACGGTGAGCCAGCGGCGGCAGGCGCTGGCGGCGTCGTTCTGTGTTTCCGCGGACGCCGGCCACGCCGTCCACCCCAACTACCCGGAGCGGCACGATCCGGCCAACCACCCGGTCCTGAACGGCGGCCCGCTGCTGAAGATCAACGCCAACCAGCGGTACGCGACCGACGCGCCGGGCGCGGCTTTCTGGGCGAGGCTGTGCGGGGAGGCGGAGGTGCCGTACCAGGAATTTGTGTCCAACAACGTGATGCCCTGCGGCTCCACCATTGGCCCGCTGACCGCCACGCGCCTGGGGATCCGGACGGTCGACGTCGGCGTGCCCCTGCTCTCGATGCACTCCGCCCGTGAGCTCTGCGGCGTGGATGACCCGCACCGGCTGGCAATAGTCACGGAGCTTTTCTTCCGGACGGCGGTGTAG
- a CDS encoding glycosyltransferase family 2 protein: protein MLAFEAPRASVSVVIPTLNEARNIPWVLRRIPSYVDEVVIVDGRSTDNTVGVARAIRDNLVIVDEQRKGKGVALRSGFAAASGDIIVMLDADGSMDPQEIGWFVAPLQHDFDFVKGSRHVTGGGSEDLTRLRKAGNRALTGLANAVLHSNYSDLCYGYIAFRRECLEILQLESDGFEIETELIVRAAKAGLRIAEVPSLELDRISGASNLQTFRDGWRVLGTLARECTMWEAPTAGARPEALRRVKYTYANVSVPRTPMDPQTVLSLVRGA from the coding sequence ATGCTGGCCTTCGAAGCTCCGAGGGCGTCAGTCAGTGTCGTCATTCCCACCCTGAACGAGGCGAGGAATATTCCGTGGGTTCTTCGCCGGATTCCCTCGTATGTGGACGAGGTTGTCATCGTGGACGGCCGTTCCACGGACAACACGGTGGGAGTAGCCCGCGCTATCCGTGACAACCTTGTCATCGTCGATGAGCAGCGCAAGGGTAAGGGCGTGGCCCTCCGTTCGGGTTTTGCCGCAGCCTCAGGGGACATCATTGTCATGCTGGATGCGGATGGCAGCATGGATCCGCAGGAGATCGGCTGGTTCGTTGCCCCGCTTCAGCACGATTTCGACTTCGTTAAGGGTTCGCGCCATGTCACGGGCGGAGGATCCGAAGACCTGACCCGGCTGAGGAAGGCCGGCAACCGCGCCCTGACGGGATTGGCCAATGCGGTCCTGCATAGCAACTACTCTGACCTTTGCTATGGATATATTGCGTTTCGGAGGGAATGCCTGGAGATCCTTCAGCTGGAATCGGACGGCTTCGAAATTGAGACCGAGCTGATTGTCCGGGCGGCAAAGGCCGGTCTGCGCATTGCCGAAGTTCCCAGCCTGGAGCTGGACCGGATCTCCGGCGCGTCGAACCTGCAGACGTTCCGTGACGGCTGGCGGGTACTGGGAACGCTGGCGCGCGAATGCACCATGTGGGAGGCGCCCACCGCAGGGGCCAGACCTGAAGCCCTCCGCCGGGTGAAATATACCTACGCAAATGTCAGCGTCCCGCGGACGCCTATGGACCCCCAAACGGTCCTCTCCCTCGTTCGGGGAGCGTAG
- a CDS encoding glycosyltransferase family 2 protein gives MLDRGARPSVTIVICAYTERRWDRLLDVIESVRAQSVAPQEVLVVIDHNEALYERLTEIVDDVTVVESSGPRGLSGARNTGVELADSDIVAFLDDDAEAAPDWLQRLLALYDDPDVLAVGGRVEPVWETGRPGYFGEELDWIVGCSHRGMPKVASEVRNVIGANMSFRLEVLRQVGGFNLSLGRQGTLPLGCEETEICIRSKIGSPGSRIVYEPAALVRHHVPADRGTLRYMLSRSWSEGISKAQVSRVVGQKRALGPERRYVRSVLPRAVFAGVRDWGRGDNPQGLGRAGAVIAVLAWTAAGYVRGRRIAHVEGRPLSGTVIARAPWSEVQ, from the coding sequence ATGCTGGATCGTGGTGCACGTCCGAGCGTAACGATCGTCATTTGTGCTTATACCGAAAGGCGTTGGGACCGGTTGCTGGACGTCATAGAGTCCGTCCGGGCCCAATCAGTTGCACCCCAAGAGGTCCTGGTGGTCATTGACCACAACGAGGCTCTGTATGAGCGGCTCACCGAAATTGTGGATGACGTGACGGTGGTGGAGAGCAGCGGTCCACGCGGGTTGTCCGGAGCGCGGAACACCGGCGTCGAACTTGCCGATTCGGACATTGTGGCCTTCCTCGACGACGACGCCGAGGCAGCCCCGGACTGGCTTCAACGGCTGCTTGCCCTCTATGACGATCCTGATGTCCTGGCCGTCGGCGGCCGCGTGGAACCGGTGTGGGAAACGGGCCGTCCGGGCTACTTCGGTGAAGAGCTCGACTGGATCGTAGGATGCAGCCACCGCGGAATGCCCAAGGTGGCCTCCGAGGTCCGGAACGTCATCGGCGCAAACATGTCCTTCAGGCTCGAAGTCCTCCGCCAGGTTGGCGGCTTCAACCTTTCGCTGGGGCGCCAGGGCACTTTGCCCCTTGGCTGCGAGGAGACCGAGATCTGCATCCGTTCGAAGATAGGCTCACCCGGATCGCGGATCGTCTACGAACCCGCGGCTTTGGTCCGTCACCATGTGCCGGCGGACAGGGGGACATTGCGCTACATGCTGTCGCGTTCCTGGTCCGAGGGTATCTCCAAAGCCCAGGTCAGCCGGGTGGTAGGCCAAAAACGGGCACTCGGCCCGGAACGGCGCTACGTGCGCAGCGTACTGCCGCGGGCCGTTTTTGCGGGAGTGCGCGATTGGGGCCGGGGCGACAACCCGCAGGGGCTGGGCCGGGCGGGAGCCGTCATCGCAGTCCTGGCTTGGACGGCCGCCGGGTACGTACGCGGACGCCGGATAGCGCACGTGGAGGGCCGCCCGCTGTCCGGGACCGTCATTGCGCGCGCACCGTGGAGCGAGGTCCAGTGA